One window of Pyxicephalus adspersus chromosome 4, UCB_Pads_2.0, whole genome shotgun sequence genomic DNA carries:
- the LOC140329263 gene encoding barrier-to-autointegration factor-like protein encodes MSHTSQKHRDFVSEPMGDKPVTALAGIGEVLGSKLEEQGFDKAYVLLGQFLVLRKDADDLFKDWLKDSCGANSRQADLCSSCLKEWCSSFL; translated from the exons ATGTCTCACACTTCCCAGAAGCACCGTGACTTTGTGTCTGAGCCTATGGGCGATAAACCAGTCACTGCACTGGCCGGCATTGGAGAAGTTCTTGGCAGCAAATTAGAAGAACAAGGATTTGATAAG GCGTATGTGCTTCTAGGACAATTTCTTGTGTTAAGGAAAGACGCAGACGACCTCTTTAAAGACTGGTTGAAGGATTCATGTGGGGCGAATTCACGCCAAGCAGATTTATGTTCATCTTGTCTGAAAGAATGGTGTTCATCCTTCCTCTGA